A single window of Bordetella genomosp. 11 DNA harbors:
- a CDS encoding LysR family transcriptional regulator: MNLIHQLPMENLNALRVFAKVAETRSFTDAAKHLGLTSSAVSKAITRLERELGLRLLHRTTRSVGLTNDGASFFERCQQILTDVQDAENSLNRSRAAPHGRLRVHMPVGFGRRVIVPHLSGFIERYPDLVLDAELSDRMVDLAYEGIDVAVQIGELADARLIGRRLCNLRFVACAAPEYLARHGEPATPDDLDHHHCIAYVLMHTGRYREWQFIKDGRTFGKTVSGRLNINNAESLLEAATAGLGVAMISNFIAADALRDGRLRAILTDYVALGPQVSAVYLPGKNLSPKVRAFVDFLTDLIERNPHWDEASGGLPYRQAT, translated from the coding sequence ATGAACCTGATTCATCAATTGCCCATGGAAAACCTCAACGCATTGCGCGTCTTCGCCAAGGTCGCCGAAACGCGCAGCTTCACCGATGCCGCCAAGCACCTGGGGCTGACTTCCTCGGCGGTCAGCAAGGCCATCACCCGTCTCGAGCGCGAGCTGGGCCTGCGCCTGCTGCACCGGACCACGCGGTCTGTGGGACTGACCAACGACGGCGCCAGCTTCTTCGAGCGTTGCCAGCAAATCCTCACCGACGTCCAGGATGCCGAGAATTCGCTGAATCGCTCGCGCGCCGCGCCGCACGGGCGCCTGCGGGTACACATGCCGGTGGGATTCGGCCGGCGCGTGATCGTGCCGCATCTGAGCGGTTTCATCGAACGCTATCCCGACTTGGTGCTGGACGCCGAATTGAGCGACCGCATGGTCGACCTGGCCTACGAAGGCATCGACGTCGCCGTGCAAATCGGCGAACTAGCCGATGCCCGCCTCATCGGCCGTCGCCTGTGCAACCTGCGCTTCGTCGCCTGCGCCGCGCCGGAATATCTGGCCCGCCATGGCGAACCGGCCACGCCGGACGATCTCGACCATCACCATTGCATTGCCTACGTACTGATGCACACCGGGCGCTACCGCGAATGGCAGTTCATCAAGGATGGCCGCACCTTCGGCAAAACCGTCTCGGGCCGGCTGAACATCAACAACGCGGAATCGCTGCTGGAGGCCGCCACCGCGGGGCTCGGCGTGGCGATGATCAGTAACTTCATCGCGGCCGACGCGCTGCGCGACGGCCGCCTGCGGGCCATCCTGACGGACTATGTCGCGCTGGGCCCGCAGGTGTCGGCCGTCTATCTGCCAGGCAAGAACCTCTCGCCCAAGGTGCGCGCCTTCGTCGATTTCCTGACCGACCTCATCGAGCGCAATCCGCATTGGGACGAAGCGAGCGGCGGCCTGCCCTATCGGCAGGCAACGTAG
- a CDS encoding N-acyl homoserine lactonase family protein encodes MQQPQTAAGASTSRDVQVADAASLPDYEVLAVRYATRPAQRAANFLGGDPHDAPMPMDYYVWVIRDGPRVVLVDTGFGQDMADKRHRTLLHHPAHALERLGVRAGDVGDIVITHLHNDHAGTLDDYPNARFHLQDGEMAFATGRHMCCGMLNRAYEPDHVCGMVRLVYGDRVLFHDGDATIAPGISVHRIGGHTDGLQAVRVHTARGWVVLASDASHYYEHFEQDRVFPLVYSVGDVLQGYRRLKALAASPAHVVPGHDPLVMQRYPGAGPGLDDIAVRLDRPPRR; translated from the coding sequence ATGCAGCAGCCTCAGACCGCCGCGGGTGCTTCGACGTCTCGGGACGTCCAGGTCGCGGACGCCGCGAGCCTGCCCGACTACGAGGTCCTGGCCGTCCGGTACGCGACGCGCCCGGCGCAGCGGGCCGCCAATTTCCTGGGTGGCGATCCGCACGATGCCCCCATGCCGATGGACTACTACGTGTGGGTCATTCGCGATGGCCCTCGTGTCGTACTGGTGGATACCGGCTTCGGGCAGGACATGGCGGACAAGCGGCACCGCACCCTGTTGCACCACCCGGCGCACGCGCTCGAACGGCTGGGTGTGCGGGCCGGCGACGTGGGCGACATCGTCATCACGCATTTGCACAACGATCACGCCGGTACGCTGGACGACTATCCCAACGCGCGTTTCCACCTGCAGGATGGCGAGATGGCCTTCGCCACTGGCAGGCATATGTGCTGCGGCATGTTGAATCGCGCCTACGAGCCCGACCATGTCTGCGGCATGGTGCGTCTGGTCTATGGCGACCGCGTGCTTTTCCATGATGGGGACGCCACGATCGCGCCCGGCATCAGCGTGCACCGGATCGGCGGCCATACCGACGGCCTGCAAGCGGTGCGCGTGCATACGGCGCGGGGCTGGGTCGTGCTCGCTTCGGACGCCAGCCATTACTACGAGCACTTCGAACAGGATCGCGTATTTCCGCTGGTGTACAGCGTGGGCGACGTATTGCAAGGCTATCGGCGCCTGAAAGCGTTGGCGGCGTCGCCGGCCCATGTGGTGCCAGGACACGATCCGCTGGTCATGCAGCGCTATCCCGGCGCCGGACCGGGCCTGGACGACATCGCCGTCCGCCTGGACCGTCCCCCGCGACGTTGA
- a CDS encoding NAD(P)/FAD-dependent oxidoreductase translates to MLLQQPGLVGGLRLKNRVVMAPMGTNYSTTDGLSTERDKQYYEERARGGVGMIMTEAMVVTEQARPHNNSLCCYHDRFIPGLASIVEAIKRHDCAVFGQLNHRGALLRRSVLNMEPVGPSPWANPNTGDTVRPLSAAEIADIQMLFVAAARRLWLAGYDGVEIHAANGYLFQQFFSPRINRRDDDYGGSIGNRMRFLLETIDRVRDALPSLRLVIRLSASEFAAGGYGQDEIIALAQAVERAGADAIDLSGGSNESPQLSKFCIQPPSFPRGCLADTARPIKQSVGIPVFVAGRIVQPEDAEQVLASGAADFVSIGRALYADPHWAAKAFGQIDAPVRACIACNVCFERLTLEKDVACVQNPMMGTEFERLEYAEPQLYPAPAGPRARVLVLGAGVAGIEAARVLKGRGHAVEVWESRERPGGQMPLATASPDKQEVEPVWSYRWRTVQRMGIVVRLGVAADVRAIQAYAPDYIVVATGSRPAAPPLDIGALAATVRVAHAWELLADLDALPAGARVTIVGGGMVGAETADALRVRGARVTVLEMQAGIANGMARNNKFELIERLAADGVTLLTRCRILKAAGEALEIQVRDEAPRHIPVGDILVFATGPRPNLDLLPAVEASGVPYARVGDCNVPGDFLAALRDAWMVALSVDERTRRQHAGEMRKEARA, encoded by the coding sequence ATGCTGCTGCAACAGCCCGGGCTGGTAGGCGGATTGCGCCTGAAGAATCGCGTGGTGATGGCCCCCATGGGCACCAACTACAGCACCACCGACGGTCTGTCGACCGAACGCGACAAGCAGTACTACGAAGAGCGCGCGCGCGGCGGCGTGGGCATGATCATGACCGAAGCGATGGTGGTGACCGAGCAGGCGCGGCCGCATAACAATTCGCTGTGCTGCTATCACGACCGCTTCATTCCCGGCCTGGCCAGTATCGTGGAAGCCATCAAGCGCCACGACTGCGCGGTTTTCGGCCAACTCAATCATCGCGGCGCGCTGCTGCGCCGTTCCGTGCTGAACATGGAACCGGTCGGGCCGTCGCCGTGGGCCAATCCCAATACGGGCGACACGGTGCGCCCCCTGTCCGCCGCGGAAATCGCCGATATTCAAATGCTTTTCGTGGCGGCGGCGCGGCGTCTGTGGCTGGCCGGCTATGACGGGGTGGAGATCCATGCCGCCAATGGATATCTGTTCCAGCAGTTCTTCAGTCCGCGCATCAACCGGCGTGACGATGATTACGGCGGGTCGATCGGCAATCGCATGCGTTTCCTGCTGGAAACCATAGACCGCGTGCGCGATGCCTTGCCATCCCTGCGGCTGGTGATACGCCTGAGCGCCAGCGAGTTCGCCGCGGGCGGCTATGGACAGGACGAAATCATCGCGCTGGCGCAAGCCGTGGAGCGCGCCGGCGCCGACGCGATAGACCTGTCCGGCGGCAGCAACGAGAGTCCGCAGCTGTCGAAGTTTTGCATCCAGCCGCCGTCGTTTCCGCGCGGCTGCCTGGCCGATACGGCGCGGCCCATCAAGCAGTCCGTCGGCATTCCCGTGTTCGTGGCCGGCCGCATTGTGCAGCCCGAGGATGCCGAGCAGGTGCTGGCCAGCGGAGCCGCGGACTTCGTGTCCATCGGGCGCGCGCTGTATGCCGATCCGCATTGGGCCGCAAAGGCCTTCGGGCAGATCGATGCGCCCGTCCGCGCCTGTATCGCGTGCAATGTGTGTTTCGAACGATTGACGCTGGAGAAAGACGTCGCCTGTGTGCAGAACCCAATGATGGGCACGGAGTTCGAGCGCCTGGAATACGCGGAACCGCAGCTTTACCCGGCTCCTGCCGGTCCGCGCGCCCGGGTGCTCGTGCTGGGCGCCGGTGTCGCGGGGATCGAGGCTGCCCGGGTGTTGAAGGGACGCGGGCATGCGGTAGAAGTGTGGGAGAGCCGGGAGCGGCCCGGGGGGCAAATGCCGCTGGCGACGGCTTCCCCCGACAAGCAGGAGGTGGAGCCCGTATGGAGCTACCGCTGGCGGACGGTACAGCGCATGGGCATCGTCGTGCGCCTGGGCGTGGCCGCGGACGTACGCGCCATCCAGGCGTATGCGCCGGACTACATCGTCGTCGCGACGGGTTCGCGGCCGGCTGCTCCGCCGCTGGATATCGGTGCGCTGGCGGCGACGGTGCGGGTCGCGCATGCCTGGGAGCTATTGGCCGACCTTGACGCGTTGCCGGCAGGCGCGCGGGTCACGATCGTGGGCGGCGGCATGGTAGGCGCGGAGACCGCCGACGCACTGCGGGTGCGCGGGGCCCGGGTCACCGTGCTGGAGATGCAGGCGGGCATCGCCAACGGCATGGCGCGCAACAACAAATTCGAATTGATCGAGCGGCTGGCCGCGGACGGCGTGACGTTGCTGACGCGCTGCCGCATCCTGAAAGCGGCAGGCGAGGCCCTGGAGATCCAGGTGCGGGACGAGGCGCCGCGGCACATTCCGGTCGGCGACATCCTGGTGTTCGCCACGGGTCCGCGGCCGAACCTGGACCTATTGCCGGCGGTGGAAGCCAGTGGCGTTCCCTACGCGCGCGTGGGCGATTGCAATGTGCCCGGCGATTTCCTGGCCGCGCTGCGCGATGCCTGGATGGTGGCGCTGAGCGTGGACGAGCGCACACGCCGGCAGCACGCCGGCGAGATGCGGAAGGAAGCGCGGGCGTGA
- a CDS encoding tripartite tricarboxylate transporter substrate binding protein, with product MSIRGKKTIHRAGRIAACARAAIAGALFVTVVAALHAAPASAAGEGDGAAGFPDRPVKLIVPFPPGGGTDILARPLAQKLGERWKQPVVIENRAGAGGNIGTEAAARASADGYTIILGTVGTHAINQSLYRNLSYDATKDFTAITLVANTPNVLVLNPGVPARSVAELIALAKARPGTLNYASPGNGTPPHLAAEIFKSMAGVSITHVPYKGSAPAMTDLLGGQVQMMIANAPVVLPYIKSGKLVALASTGATRPAMLRDIPTLSESGLKGYEADTWYGLFAPAGTPPDVVRKLNADVVAVLKLPDIQAFFAEQGAEVIGDSTSDANAKVRSEVGKWRDVIRSIGLTMD from the coding sequence ATGAGCATACGAGGCAAGAAGACCATCCATCGCGCGGGGCGTATCGCCGCATGCGCCCGGGCCGCCATCGCGGGCGCGCTATTCGTCACCGTCGTGGCCGCGCTACACGCGGCGCCGGCCAGCGCAGCCGGCGAGGGCGACGGTGCGGCAGGTTTTCCGGATCGGCCGGTGAAACTGATCGTGCCGTTTCCGCCGGGGGGCGGTACCGACATCCTGGCGCGGCCGCTGGCCCAGAAGCTGGGTGAAAGATGGAAGCAGCCTGTCGTCATCGAGAACCGCGCGGGTGCTGGCGGCAATATCGGCACCGAGGCCGCCGCGCGGGCATCCGCCGACGGCTACACCATCATCCTGGGCACGGTGGGCACCCATGCCATCAACCAAAGCCTGTACCGCAATCTGTCCTATGACGCGACGAAGGATTTCACCGCCATCACGCTGGTGGCGAACACTCCGAACGTCCTGGTCCTGAATCCCGGTGTGCCGGCCCGTTCGGTGGCGGAGTTGATCGCCCTGGCCAAGGCCAGGCCGGGAACGCTCAACTACGCTTCTCCCGGCAACGGCACGCCGCCGCATCTGGCTGCGGAGATCTTCAAAAGCATGGCGGGCGTTTCGATCACGCATGTGCCGTACAAGGGCAGTGCCCCGGCGATGACGGATCTGTTGGGGGGCCAGGTACAGATGATGATCGCCAATGCGCCGGTGGTGCTGCCCTATATCAAGTCGGGCAAGCTGGTCGCGCTGGCCTCGACCGGCGCCACGCGGCCCGCGATGCTGCGCGATATCCCAACTTTGTCCGAAAGCGGCCTGAAGGGCTACGAGGCCGATACCTGGTATGGCCTGTTCGCGCCGGCCGGCACGCCGCCTGACGTCGTCCGGAAGCTGAACGCCGATGTCGTCGCGGTACTGAAGTTGCCGGACATCCAGGCATTCTTCGCCGAGCAGGGTGCCGAGGTGATCGGCGACAGCACGTCCGACGCGAACGCCAAAGTGCGTTCCGAGGTGGGCAAGTGGCGGGATGTGATCCGGTCCATCGGATTGACGATGGACTAA
- a CDS encoding MmgE/PrpD family protein: MSQDNVDTLAVQLGRFIAHSRHGSLPADVADAVKLRVLDVLAAACSGVLAGHHERLLRLLPDEGARGIWGTPVRRSLRDAVIVNSAVSHSTYFEDGSRYTGGHPSSAVIPAAMALAAARGADGQLLVAAIANGYEVFLRLGRAIYPATVRRGFQSTAILAAPATAAAAATLLDLPPARAAHAVAIACSQGAGLKAALKSADSQPLQVGRSCEGGLLAALYAAQGVTGALDIFETGFLPAFGGAGDEAGKGREVARQLGERWSIAETYMKTHGGCRGNHAPIDAAAAAMRGVDPGAIAHIDVKVDTVTRAAAIEPPRNADQAQFSIAFSIAAMLVAGDAAPARYTRAMLDDEGVRALMARTSVIADPALDAGYPDRRPALVTVTLRDGRVLCHALDHARGEPENPLSRNDIVRKFDLLAAPLYSTEHARIRDAVLDLDADGPPGLARTDVPLGSGMARGSSSHAMPVPVALDALLSTPAAPVSSTFTATNP; the protein is encoded by the coding sequence ATGAGCCAGGACAACGTCGACACCCTTGCCGTGCAGCTGGGCCGCTTCATCGCGCATTCGCGCCACGGAAGCCTGCCCGCGGATGTCGCGGATGCCGTGAAGCTGCGTGTACTGGACGTGCTGGCGGCCGCATGCAGTGGCGTGCTGGCGGGCCATCACGAAAGACTGCTGCGCCTGCTGCCCGACGAGGGTGCCCGTGGCATCTGGGGCACCCCGGTGCGGCGGTCCCTGCGCGATGCGGTCATCGTGAATAGCGCCGTGTCCCATTCCACGTATTTCGAGGACGGTTCGCGCTATACGGGTGGACATCCGTCCTCGGCCGTGATCCCAGCCGCGATGGCGTTGGCGGCCGCGCGGGGCGCCGACGGCCAGCTGCTGGTAGCTGCCATCGCCAACGGCTACGAAGTCTTCCTGCGGTTGGGGCGCGCCATCTACCCCGCCACGGTGCGCCGAGGTTTCCAGAGCACGGCGATCCTGGCCGCGCCGGCGACGGCGGCCGCGGCGGCCACCTTGCTGGACCTGCCGCCAGCCCGCGCCGCGCATGCGGTGGCGATCGCCTGCAGCCAGGGCGCGGGCCTGAAGGCCGCGCTCAAGAGCGCAGACAGCCAACCCTTGCAGGTCGGGCGCAGCTGCGAAGGGGGGCTGCTGGCGGCGCTGTACGCGGCGCAGGGGGTGACAGGCGCACTGGACATTTTCGAAACCGGCTTCCTGCCCGCCTTCGGCGGCGCGGGCGATGAGGCGGGCAAGGGCCGGGAGGTCGCGCGTCAACTCGGCGAGCGCTGGAGCATTGCGGAAACGTATATGAAGACGCACGGCGGCTGCCGTGGCAATCATGCGCCCATCGATGCCGCCGCCGCCGCGATGCGCGGCGTGGATCCCGGCGCGATCGCGCATATCGACGTCAAGGTCGATACGGTGACACGGGCCGCGGCTATCGAGCCGCCACGCAATGCCGACCAGGCGCAGTTCTCCATCGCGTTCTCAATCGCCGCGATGCTGGTGGCGGGCGATGCCGCACCCGCTCGCTATACGCGCGCCATGCTGGACGACGAAGGCGTGCGTGCGCTGATGGCGCGCACGTCCGTCATCGCCGACCCCGCGCTGGACGCCGGCTATCCCGACCGCCGTCCGGCGCTTGTGACGGTGACACTACGGGATGGCCGCGTGTTGTGCCATGCGCTGGACCATGCCCGGGGCGAACCGGAGAACCCGCTGTCGCGCAACGACATTGTCCGCAAATTCGACCTCCTGGCCGCTCCTCTCTACAGCACGGAGCACGCGCGCATCCGCGATGCGGTATTGGATCTGGACGCCGACGGGCCGCCGGGCCTGGCGCGTACCGATGTCCCGCTGGGCAGCGGAATGGCGCGCGGATCGTCGTCGCACGCCATGCCGGTGCCCGTCGCCCTGGACGCGCTGCTCTCGACCCCGGCCGCACCGGTTTCTTCCACGTTCACCGCCACGAACCCATGA
- a CDS encoding N-acyl homoserine lactonase family protein, with amino-acid sequence MTTILPVSSAVLPQYEVYAVRYATREGRRQNHFVGGDPHDAPMPMDYYVWLVRGDGREFVVDTGFGPEVARKRGRTLLRTPGEGLALLGVDAAQVRDVIITHLHYDHVGTFETFASARFHLQDAEMAYATGRHMRHRQFNHGYEVDEVTGMVRLVYKDRVVFHAGDSELAPGLSVHHIGGHTHGLQCVRVHTRRGWVVLASDASHFYEHLEKRRVFTTVFHVGQAIEGYDTLGHLADTTAHIVPGHDPLVMWRYPPVSDELRNIAVRLDVAPSE; translated from the coding sequence ATGACCACGATCCTTCCCGTTTCCTCCGCGGTCCTGCCGCAATACGAGGTCTATGCCGTCCGCTACGCCACGCGCGAGGGACGGCGCCAGAATCATTTTGTCGGCGGCGATCCGCACGACGCCCCGATGCCCATGGACTATTACGTCTGGCTGGTGCGGGGCGACGGCCGCGAATTCGTGGTCGATACCGGCTTCGGGCCGGAGGTCGCGCGCAAGCGCGGGCGCACGCTGTTGCGTACGCCGGGTGAAGGCCTGGCGCTGCTGGGCGTCGACGCGGCGCAGGTGCGTGACGTCATCATTACTCACCTGCACTACGACCACGTCGGCACCTTCGAAACGTTTGCCTCCGCGCGCTTTCATTTGCAGGATGCGGAGATGGCCTACGCCACCGGTCGCCATATGCGCCATCGCCAGTTCAACCATGGGTACGAGGTGGACGAGGTCACCGGAATGGTGCGCCTGGTCTACAAGGACAGGGTGGTGTTCCATGCCGGCGACAGCGAACTCGCGCCGGGCCTGAGCGTACATCACATCGGCGGCCACACGCATGGCCTGCAATGCGTTCGCGTGCATACGCGGCGCGGGTGGGTGGTGCTGGCTTCCGATGCCAGCCATTTCTATGAGCACCTCGAAAAACGCCGGGTTTTCACCACGGTGTTCCACGTCGGGCAGGCCATCGAAGGCTACGACACGCTGGGGCATTTGGCCGACACGACGGCGCACATCGTGCCCGGACACGATCCCCTGGTGATGTGGCGCTATCCCCCGGTATCCGACGAATTGCGCAATATCGCGGTGCGGCTGGACGTCGCGCCGTCCGAATAG
- a CDS encoding Bug family tripartite tricarboxylate transporter substrate binding protein — protein sequence MKPTRSLLAGALLACALGQAAQADNWPSRPIRTLVAFPAGGSADIVARLVTQKVGEMSGFNFVVENRPGAGGNLAFDATASAPPDGYTLLFSTPGIAINPSLYRKVEYKLSDFKPIALVGEAPLMLMVRPDLPIHNIKDLVAAGRQKPDAIRFASSGNGSSSHLAMEVLKSMAGLQYLHVPYKGGGAAMADMLGKRVDVTMLPISESMPYIRDNRLRALGQTGGTRSPIAPDIPTLAEEGVTGYSVTTWYMLLGPAKLPDAVVRTLAARLDQALKSPDLQLKLRNAGVSVINEGPQATQAFLDRQASSWAKAIAASGTHIE from the coding sequence ATGAAACCGACAAGATCGCTGCTGGCCGGCGCGTTGTTGGCCTGTGCCCTGGGCCAGGCCGCCCAGGCCGATAACTGGCCTTCGCGTCCCATCCGCACGCTGGTCGCATTTCCGGCGGGGGGCAGCGCCGATATCGTCGCCCGCCTCGTGACGCAGAAGGTCGGCGAAATGTCCGGGTTCAACTTCGTGGTGGAGAACCGGCCGGGCGCCGGCGGCAACCTGGCCTTCGATGCGACAGCGTCGGCGCCGCCCGATGGCTACACGCTGCTGTTCAGCACGCCCGGCATCGCCATCAATCCCAGCCTGTACCGCAAGGTCGAATACAAGCTAAGCGATTTCAAGCCCATCGCGCTGGTGGGCGAGGCGCCGCTGATGCTGATGGTGCGTCCGGATCTTCCCATCCACAACATCAAGGATCTGGTGGCGGCCGGCCGCCAGAAGCCCGATGCGATTCGTTTCGCCAGCTCGGGCAACGGCAGCTCCTCGCACCTGGCGATGGAAGTGCTGAAATCGATGGCGGGACTGCAATACCTGCACGTTCCCTACAAGGGCGGCGGCGCGGCGATGGCGGACATGCTGGGCAAGCGCGTGGATGTGACCATGCTGCCGATCTCCGAAAGCATGCCGTATATCCGCGACAACCGGTTGCGCGCGCTCGGGCAGACCGGCGGCACGCGTTCGCCGATCGCACCGGACATTCCGACGCTGGCGGAAGAGGGTGTCACGGGTTATTCGGTGACCACCTGGTACATGCTGCTCGGTCCGGCCAAGCTGCCGGACGCTGTCGTCAGGACATTGGCGGCGAGGCTCGATCAGGCCCTCAAGTCTCCCGATCTGCAGCTGAAGCTGCGCAATGCCGGCGTCAGCGTGATCAACGAAGGTCCGCAGGCGACGCAGGCCTTCCTGGACCGGCAGGCATCCAGCTGGGCCAAGGCCATCGCGGCCTCCGGTACGCATATCGAGTAG
- a CDS encoding MmgE/PrpD family protein has translation MSSSKPPLLENATRDLADFAASIRFEDLPPDVIQRIKTSALDSIACCLYGATLPWTRKVADMVEEEGAAPVAAIMGTGRRSSVANAVLVNATAGHAFELDDIHKESILHPGSIALPIALAYAERDGGWSGRDVIAAMATGYEIGIRVGNAATMGLFFRGFHPQGSSGVFVGAACAGKSLALDAGRMRHALGIAGSQAGGLMAAQEGAMVKRLHAGRAAQSGVYSAQLAARDFTGIGDVLEASYGGYLVAYSDSPNAARLTDGLGTIWETAKVGYKPHASVTSIHSALDALAQIMQENRLGPDDIESLDVGVSEMTFVHCAWDYKAQGVTAAQMNLYYGLAVIAHDGVAFVSQYRQDRLSDPRLLDFIRRVHARSDPEINAMGPAFRHAATVTARTRDGRSFTLRILNRRGSPENPLQPGDVEYKFRNVVESCLAPADIDEVVRLCDTLEALEDARPLIDLLSMPDRAAE, from the coding sequence ATGAGCAGTTCCAAGCCTCCGTTGCTGGAGAACGCAACCCGCGACCTGGCGGACTTCGCGGCGTCGATACGCTTTGAAGACTTGCCGCCGGACGTCATCCAGCGTATCAAGACAAGCGCGCTGGATAGCATCGCCTGCTGCCTGTACGGCGCCACGCTGCCGTGGACCCGCAAAGTGGCCGATATGGTGGAGGAAGAGGGCGCGGCGCCGGTCGCCGCCATCATGGGCACGGGCCGCCGCTCCTCGGTCGCCAATGCCGTGCTGGTCAATGCCACGGCGGGCCATGCCTTCGAGCTGGACGACATTCACAAGGAATCCATCCTGCATCCGGGCTCCATTGCCCTGCCGATCGCACTGGCGTACGCGGAACGCGACGGCGGCTGGAGCGGCCGCGACGTTATTGCCGCGATGGCCACCGGCTACGAGATCGGCATACGGGTGGGCAATGCGGCCACCATGGGGTTGTTCTTCCGGGGCTTCCATCCGCAGGGTTCGTCGGGCGTGTTCGTCGGCGCGGCCTGCGCCGGGAAGAGCCTGGCCCTGGACGCCGGCCGCATGCGGCATGCGCTGGGCATCGCCGGCTCGCAGGCGGGCGGCCTGATGGCCGCGCAGGAAGGCGCGATGGTCAAGCGCCTGCACGCCGGACGCGCGGCGCAGAGTGGCGTGTATTCGGCGCAGTTGGCGGCGCGCGACTTCACCGGTATCGGCGACGTGCTGGAAGCCAGTTATGGCGGCTACCTGGTGGCGTATTCGGATTCGCCCAACGCCGCGCGCCTGACCGACGGCCTGGGGACAATATGGGAGACCGCCAAGGTGGGATACAAGCCGCACGCCAGCGTGACGAGCATCCATTCGGCCCTGGACGCGCTGGCGCAAATCATGCAGGAAAACCGGCTGGGGCCGGACGATATCGAATCGCTGGACGTGGGCGTCAGCGAGATGACCTTCGTGCATTGCGCCTGGGACTACAAGGCGCAGGGCGTGACGGCGGCGCAGATGAACCTGTACTACGGGCTGGCGGTCATCGCCCATGACGGCGTTGCCTTCGTCAGCCAGTACCGGCAGGACCGGCTGAGCGATCCCCGCCTGCTGGACTTCATCCGCCGCGTCCATGCCCGCTCGGACCCGGAGATCAACGCGATGGGTCCGGCCTTCCGCCATGCCGCTACCGTCACCGCGCGCACGCGCGATGGCCGCAGTTTTACCCTGCGTATCCTAAACCGCCGCGGCAGCCCGGAAAACCCCCTGCAGCCAGGCGACGTGGAATACAAGTTCCGCAACGTGGTGGAGTCCTGCCTGGCGCCCGCCGATATCGACGAGGTGGTGCGCCTGTGCGACACGCTGGAAGCGTTGGAGGATGCGCGCCCGCTGATCGACCTGCTATCCATGCCAGACCGTGCGGCGGAATGA